AGCCAGTGCTGcagcttccacccccacccctagtgTAGAGAGTATACCACAAGCAAAAGGAGCGCAGCTGGCATACCCCTTATATCCTGCGGATCCCTGGCTACTGTATCAGCCCTTTGGGGCTGTTGACAGCCAGCATTAGTTATAGCAGGCTTTAGGCTGCTCTATATTATGCTGGACACACAGCCAGCCCAGGATTGGGAGAACACAAAGGCATCCTTCCGTGAGCTGTGTAGTGTGTGCTCCTTGGCCTCAACAGAGGATCTAGCCCaatgtttttctcttctttttctgcaTCTTGCCAGGAGGTGCTGTTCTTTAGCATCTCTCTTCTATTGTACTGTAAGCATGATTTCTATTCCTAGAACTCTTTTGCAGAGAAGCAAAGCTGGGAATGTTGCATAAATATGTGGCACCAGCACTGTATTTTTACAGGCTGATTAAATAATATTACTGACAGCTTTTATTATCTGCATATTTTGTAGCTGACATCAGTACGTGGTTGATtataagacagtaaatattgtTCTCCACAACAGTGCTGGGATGCTGTTTTGTAGTTTTGCATTATAATACATTGCTAATGCTAGTAAAGAATTTGTGTAATTTATATACTAAATGCTTTTTCAAAACAGATTATTTACTGCCTTTTACAGAACAGTAAAATACAAGCAAGCAATGTGCAAGCCCTCTCCCGCTGTTAGTGGGTAAATAAGTCCAGTATTCAAAGAGAATTGTCAATGTCTAGCAGAGGATGTGACTTACGGTACCTTTTCCTGGGTGGACTCGGTAGCCAAGAAGCCCCAGCTGTTATAATGGGTCAGGAAACGGGCAGTTCTGATTGCCTGCTCCTGAGGAGTAATGCTGTCTGTCCCTTTGACACTCTCTCTCCTGTAGGAAAACATCCTAGAAGGAGAAGAGATTTGCTTGGATCTCCCAGCCACTGGCCTTGACCTCATTTCCCCATCTTCTTTGTAAACAGAGGCTGGATAGCTCTGCTTCCAGATGCTAGTCGTGTCTTCCAGAAGCGCAGGGAGAGCCTCCTCGTTTGAGGCACTATCCAGTTCTTCCTCCACCTCATTGGTAACTGACCACGAAACCGAGTTGACTATCACATAACCCCAAGCAggagacagcatcacactgcaCCACAGAACCCAGGAAAGCCAGGATATTGGTGTAATCCTTTTCCTCAGCTGTATTTGACAGCAGCACACAGACATTTTGTAATAAACACTCCACGCTAAGATCCACACTGAACCTTGCAAAGCCTGAACCTTTGGAATGATAGCAGCACCCTCCTGTGGTGAAAGCTGGCTCAGAGATGGATTAGATTGAGTTTACACTCTTGCTAAAGCATCAACAGCCTGTATAATCTCCCTGCATAGAAAGTCAACCCTGCCCCCTGAAACAAAAGCTTAGGCAATATCGCTAAACAAAAGAATTTGGCTAGAAAAGAATTCAACTTGAAAGTATGTATCAACAGCGTCTACTGAACATACAAGAAATGTATTATAATTTCCACAAAATAATTTTTCTCCGTCAAAAGTCTGGCAATGACAAGCTAAAGGATGCAGCCACTTCAGTCATGCCAAATATACCTTTTCCATTTACTatcctctcttcttccccttcaCCGTACActattcccctccccatcccctgctatGTTCTAAACTGATTTATTGGATAGttgcaaaagaaataatattctaTAGATTTAATCTGGACTACAGAGTTATAAACTAATTTAGTCCCATCGTGCAGTAATGTTTGTTAGAACTCCACACACATTTTCTGATACTATAGGTTAACTGAATAATAagatatttttatgaaaaaaggTAAAATGTTATCTTTGGGATTATGGAATGGATGAATGCATGAGGCCAAATTTCCCATTGATTTACATCCCAGGTAATCTCACTGATTTAGTGGAATTTTACAAGGTGTAGATCAGTGTAGAAATTGTCCTACCTTTTTAGATTTGTTTATGTATCCCTTGTTAATTGGTATGTTTACCaactaagaccctgatcctgcaaagattaagcacatgtttaactttatgcactatTAGTCCTATTAAGTACAGGCATAAATCTGTGCAGGACTGGAGCTCAAcatttgtactttattttttaaagtaattgtgTACTATCTGTTAGCATTATAGCACAATGGAAGTAGACTCTTTGCTAAGGAAATGAAATTTTACTATCTCTTAGTAATGTGTTATTAACTTTTCATTATATTTGTACAAATTATTAAAAGGGGCAAATTTAAGGTTGGGCAAGGAGGTGTAATTTTCATCAAAGACTTTTCCTTTAATTGGAGACTCAGATACATTTTATAGGTCCTAGTCTCTTACAGTTCTGAAGAGTGGATCTCCCAGTTCAGGTCTTAAGTTAGATCTCCTGTTCCATTACATGATGAACTGCCTTGTGAGAATACGTGGCATTTCTAATCTTAAATATGaacttttataaataaaagtgaaCTGAAATCACTTGAACTGTTAAGTATTTTTCATGTAAGGGATGTGGTGCTATTTATCACAGACCTGCAATATTTCATCTTCATTTACAAGCACACCTGCAAAAGTGGTGAAAATAGGAGATATTCTTAAACAATGGCACAAAGGCTTGCTTTTCTGACCCTCAATTCCCTTCTTTCCCCAACATATGTAAGATCTCCAGACTTTTAATCTCATCCCCACAACAGAATGAACCCTTACCGTTTTTCTCTAGCAAATAACCCCAACTTGACCCTTTGTCAGGCTATCCGGACTGTCCTCCTCACTTCTGAGTTCCCTCCCAATGGCTGGGATGAGAACCACTTGGAGGCATATGAAAGATAAGTGAGGATTTCCAAAAGCAGaaagagtagggttaccatacgtccagattttcccggacatgtccggctttttgggccttaaatccccgtccggggggaaatcccaaaagccggacatgtccgggaaaatagggagggcccggtggtgctgggccggggccaggagtgcggagccgggggtgctcggccgaggccggcggtgtggggccgggagccgggccggcggtgcttggtcgggggccggggccggcggtgctcggccaggggtgcTTGGCCAGGGGTgttgggccgggggccggcaccccagggcccaagccgagccgggcgggagatgccagggccagagcctcttggcctgggccgcgcccagccccagccctagccccagccccagcttacctgctgcctccctgtttcaggcttcccgcgaacatttgattcgcgggaagcaggggagggggaggagcagggggcggagcgttcaggggagggggcagagttgggcggggactttggggaagggggcggagttgggg
The DNA window shown above is from Trachemys scripta elegans isolate TJP31775 chromosome 1, CAS_Tse_1.0, whole genome shotgun sequence and carries:
- the CREG2 gene encoding protein CREG2, with amino-acid sequence MSVCCCQIQLRKRITPISWLSWVLWCSVMLSPAWGYVIVNSVSWSVTNEVEEELDSASNEEALPALLEDTTSIWKQSYPASVYKEDGEMRSRPVAGRSKQISSPSRMFSYRRESVKGTDSITPQEQAIRTARFLTHYNSWGFLATESTQEKIQGVPFGNCLLVSDGPINNSTGIPFFYVTSKDNTVTDLMKNSVASLTLPEAEGDFCRYQQFVFLTAVNENKLISDSIYISVL